One segment of Herbaspirillum hiltneri N3 DNA contains the following:
- a CDS encoding branched-chain amino acid ABC transporter permease, translated as MNKPLNHSLQASLSAGSAGAHRGGAERLYLRLLLAAVLLLLVALPGLLSQALVNAAIQMLIGALFASAFNVLAGQGGMLSFGHAAYFGIGAFATLHAMNALSGEGLLPTPLMPVFGALGGAALGLVAGWFSTQRSGVYFSMITLALAELLHALAPHLKSTFGGEGGVSSMRMPAWGISFGNPSEVYYLTLVWVVGSLALLYFFSRTPLGRLTLGLRENAHRLKFLGYNVHVLRVLVFMISAMFAGIAGGLLAMNNEAANYVLFDVRLSSEVVLNAYIGGVGVFFGPALGAAVMTFFGYAVSDLTRSWLLYQGIIFVAVMMFMPSGLSGIFSWWKSSKHDSAVLLRHVLGWSIGTVLCAAATVFTVELLQRALGADYQSLLVPGQVWPGIDLFGRTWLPGAVLTWIVPLVLVMAGGLALRRTSRAWAVLNEQEAA; from the coding sequence ATGAACAAACCATTGAATCATTCTCTTCAGGCATCCTTGTCCGCCGGGTCTGCCGGGGCGCATCGCGGCGGCGCCGAAAGACTGTATCTGCGTCTTTTGCTGGCGGCAGTCCTGCTGTTGCTGGTGGCCTTGCCCGGCTTGTTGTCGCAGGCCCTGGTGAACGCCGCCATTCAGATGCTGATCGGCGCACTGTTCGCCAGCGCCTTCAATGTGCTGGCCGGACAGGGCGGCATGCTGTCGTTCGGACACGCTGCGTATTTTGGCATCGGCGCCTTTGCCACGCTGCATGCGATGAACGCGCTCTCCGGCGAAGGCTTGTTGCCCACGCCGCTGATGCCGGTGTTCGGCGCGCTCGGCGGCGCGGCATTGGGTCTGGTCGCCGGCTGGTTTTCGACACAGCGCAGCGGCGTCTATTTTTCCATGATTACCCTGGCGCTGGCCGAATTGCTTCATGCGTTGGCGCCGCATCTGAAAAGCACCTTCGGCGGCGAAGGCGGGGTGTCTTCCATGCGCATGCCGGCGTGGGGCATCTCGTTCGGCAATCCGTCCGAAGTGTATTACCTGACCCTGGTCTGGGTGGTCGGTTCGCTGGCGCTGCTGTATTTCTTCAGCCGCACGCCGCTGGGCCGATTGACGCTGGGACTGCGCGAGAACGCGCATCGTCTGAAATTCCTCGGCTACAACGTGCACGTGCTGCGGGTGCTGGTGTTCATGATCTCCGCCATGTTTGCCGGCATCGCCGGTGGCTTGCTGGCGATGAACAACGAGGCGGCAAACTATGTGCTGTTCGACGTGCGCCTGTCTTCCGAGGTCGTGCTGAACGCCTACATCGGCGGCGTCGGCGTGTTTTTCGGACCGGCTCTGGGCGCTGCCGTCATGACCTTCTTCGGCTACGCCGTATCCGATCTGACGCGTTCCTGGCTACTCTACCAGGGCATCATTTTCGTGGCGGTCATGATGTTCATGCCTTCCGGGCTGTCCGGAATTTTTTCCTGGTGGAAGAGCAGCAAGCATGACAGCGCCGTATTGCTGCGCCATGTGCTGGGCTGGAGCATCGGGACCGTGCTGTGCGCTGCGGCGACGGTCTTTACGGTCGAATTGCTGCAGCGTGCGCTGGGCGCGGACTATCAGTCGCTGCTAGTGCCGGGGCAGGTCTGGCCAGGTATTGATCTGTTCGGCCGGACGTGGTTGCCCGGCGCCGTGTTGACCTGGATAGTGCCTTTGGTTCTGGTGATGGCGGGAGGTTTGGCGCTACGCAGAACAAGTCGCGCATGGGCGGTGCTTAACGAGCAGGAGGCAGCATGA